The Metabacillus litoralis genome contains a region encoding:
- a CDS encoding DEAD/DEAH box helicase — MSNFHILCEPLQNGIISKLGWRSLTLIQEMTIPEVINGKNLVLLAPTAGGKTEAAFFPILHNIHTEGLEGLSVIYVSPIKALLNNQEERLNKLSSFVYRNAFKWHGDVERGEKEKYFKEPSGILMITPESLEVILLNKRIDKGELFKNVRSIVIDEIHSFADGERGVHLMAVLERIQEYSNHDIQRIGLSATVGNPEQISEWLQGSSKRQRGVIDPPKENKPKKIEIKYVYDEEQIGNEVYKRAFGKKALLFSNSRTGAEGIKNVLQEKGIESYVHHSSINKYFREVAEEKFKLGKNSTIIATSTLELGIDIGDLDVVLQLDSPYSVSSFLQRMGRTGRRKGSVGHFVFFPTKEEKLVISIAILNLAMRGWVENVQVTKKSFDLMFHQILMLSLAYMGINKELAYKILTKSYSFSAISQPDYYDLLNHMLEEQFIQIERNNIFINSETEKKFGRSNFMELYTTFETNKEFTVRFKNRTIGTLERWYVNALGDEFLFTLAGAHWQTLKIDYERSIVYVEEAKHSLPPRWMSDSRFFPYELAQEILKIVTSEEKYNYLNSNELLVLSRYREELRMSGLQDNTLIIEERKDGYIFTTYAGNKVNYTIANSIRTSNNCFDISNLTWKGFKLKCENRDMLPELSEITAVINHVKNGEFYDKDIILQLKEIVPDVSFSKYQKYLPSKFRKEQSAEYVYDIDTTLKYLNRVEIKGIKDFI, encoded by the coding sequence ATGAGTAATTTTCATATATTATGTGAACCTCTACAAAATGGCATTATTTCAAAATTAGGCTGGAGAAGTCTAACATTAATTCAAGAGATGACAATACCCGAAGTAATTAACGGGAAGAACCTGGTATTATTAGCACCAACAGCCGGCGGAAAGACTGAAGCAGCATTTTTTCCAATACTCCATAATATACACACCGAAGGGCTAGAAGGCCTTTCGGTTATTTATGTTTCTCCTATTAAGGCTTTATTAAATAATCAAGAAGAACGACTCAATAAACTTTCCTCTTTTGTATATCGGAATGCTTTTAAGTGGCATGGTGATGTGGAAAGAGGGGAAAAAGAAAAGTATTTCAAGGAACCTTCGGGTATTTTGATGATTACTCCAGAATCTTTAGAAGTTATTTTATTGAACAAAAGAATAGACAAAGGTGAACTGTTTAAAAATGTAAGGTCAATAGTAATAGATGAAATTCATTCATTTGCGGATGGAGAAAGGGGAGTCCACTTAATGGCAGTTCTAGAACGAATACAAGAATATTCTAACCATGATATTCAACGTATTGGTTTATCTGCTACAGTCGGAAATCCTGAACAAATAAGTGAATGGCTACAAGGTAGCAGTAAACGTCAACGAGGTGTTATTGACCCTCCTAAAGAAAACAAGCCAAAGAAAATAGAAATTAAATATGTTTATGATGAAGAACAAATAGGAAATGAAGTGTATAAAAGAGCCTTTGGGAAGAAAGCATTATTATTTTCTAATAGCAGAACTGGTGCAGAAGGAATTAAAAATGTATTACAGGAAAAGGGAATAGAATCATATGTTCATCACTCGTCTATTAATAAATATTTTAGGGAAGTTGCTGAGGAGAAATTCAAATTAGGTAAAAACAGCACTATTATTGCAACTAGTACTCTGGAATTAGGGATTGACATAGGGGACTTAGATGTAGTATTACAACTTGATTCACCCTATTCCGTTTCATCTTTTCTTCAAAGGATGGGACGAACAGGGCGGCGTAAGGGGAGTGTAGGACATTTTGTGTTTTTTCCAACAAAAGAGGAAAAACTTGTAATATCAATTGCTATTCTTAATTTGGCAATGAGAGGTTGGGTAGAAAATGTTCAAGTGACTAAAAAGTCATTTGATTTAATGTTTCATCAGATTCTGATGCTTTCTTTAGCATATATGGGAATAAATAAAGAACTAGCCTACAAGATTTTGACTAAGTCCTATTCATTTTCTGCGATATCTCAACCAGATTATTATGATCTATTAAATCACATGCTAGAAGAACAATTTATCCAAATTGAAAGGAACAATATCTTTATTAATTCCGAAACAGAAAAGAAATTTGGAAGAAGTAATTTTATGGAACTTTACACAACCTTTGAAACAAATAAAGAGTTTACGGTACGCTTTAAAAATAGAACAATTGGTACTCTGGAGAGATGGTATGTTAATGCACTTGGAGATGAATTTCTATTCACTCTTGCAGGAGCCCACTGGCAAACATTAAAAATTGATTATGAACGGTCAATTGTTTATGTAGAAGAAGCAAAGCACTCTCTACCACCAAGATGGATGTCAGATAGTAGGTTTTTTCCTTATGAACTTGCTCAAGAAATTTTAAAAATAGTTACTTCTGAAGAGAAGTATAATTATTTAAATTCAAATGAATTATTAGTCCTATCTAGATATCGTGAAGAACTAAGGATGTCAGGATTACAAGATAACACTTTAATCATTGAAGAAAGAAAAGATGGTTATATTTTTACTACATATGCTGGTAATAAAGTAAATTATACAATAGCCAATTCTATTCGTACTTCTAACAATTGTTTTGATATAAGTAATTTAACTTGGAAGGGTTTCAAATTAAAATGTGAGAATAGAGATATGCTCCCTGAATTATCTGAAATAACAGCAGTGATTAATCATGTTAAGAATGGCGAATTTTACGATAAAGATATAATATTGCAACTGAAAGAGATCGTACCAGATGTCTCCTTTTCAAAGTATCAAAAATACCTCCCATCAAAGTTTAGAAAAGAACAATCTGCTGAGTATGTATATGATATAGACACAACCTTAAAATACTTAAATAGAGTTGAGATTAAAGGAATTAAAGATTTTATTTGA
- a CDS encoding HAD family hydrolase, whose protein sequence is MDTIIFDVDDTLYDQLKPFKNAFTSNFKHLTDISIEKLYISSRKHSERLFDKSEAGTVSLLELHTYRIMAACKEFEIEINENEAITFQRTYEEEQKKITLYPEIERLLELLSHKGKQLGILTNGPHQHQLMKINQLGLTRWIPEEHIFISGAIGSAKPALLAFETVEKKLLLNKNHTVYIGDSFDNDVIGAKKAGWYSIWMNHRKKDIPLSSIQPDKIIHTPKELLDLMVATHNIRS, encoded by the coding sequence ATGGATACTATCATTTTTGATGTAGATGACACGTTATATGATCAATTAAAGCCATTTAAAAATGCGTTCACTTCAAATTTTAAACATTTAACTGATATTTCGATTGAAAAACTCTATATTTCTAGCAGAAAGCATAGTGAACGGTTATTCGATAAAAGTGAAGCAGGAACTGTCTCATTACTAGAGTTACATACCTATCGGATCATGGCTGCATGCAAAGAGTTTGAAATTGAAATTAACGAAAATGAAGCTATTACCTTTCAAAGGACTTATGAAGAAGAGCAAAAGAAGATCACTCTTTATCCAGAAATCGAAAGGTTATTAGAATTACTAAGTCATAAAGGAAAACAGCTTGGTATTCTAACAAATGGACCTCACCAGCATCAACTGATGAAAATTAACCAGCTTGGTTTAACCAGATGGATTCCCGAAGAACATATTTTTATATCCGGAGCAATCGGAAGTGCAAAACCAGCTCTTCTTGCTTTCGAAACCGTTGAAAAAAAGCTTCTCTTAAATAAAAATCATACCGTGTACATTGGAGATTCATTTGATAATGATGTAATAGGCGCAAAGAAAGCTGGATGGTATTCAATTTGGATGAATCATCGAAAAAAAGACATCCCCCTATCATCCATTCAACCTGATAAAATCATCCATACACCTAAAGAATTATTAGATTTAATGGTTGCTACTCATAACATTCGTAGCTAA